In Risungbinella massiliensis, a single window of DNA contains:
- a CDS encoding MFS transporter, which yields MLNQWSDQRFKILLLIVVITGLSQGLLIPLLTTVLEQQGTSSSMNGLSAASLYVGIFLMSFFCPWVVKKLGYRTSILIGLGIVSGAIFLFPLYVNIWAWSLLRFAVGIGDSLLHYATQLWITTTAPADVRGKRISQYGFCYGLGFGIGPLGMILSNYGFTVPFIILEILLLITIFFTLRLESGVAHTETPTKKNREGQFLSIYRVGLVALCPPLLYGFLEAAIAGSFPVYGLRNGIAEEWISILISAFVWGSLLFQVPLGMLGDKWGRKRLLQTVCTIGAIGMIAIPFLGSNEWLLFFAFLMIGGLVGSLFSLGLAYLTDLLPVQLLATGNMIASVHFSLGSMLGPYTGGTLIQHFGGEVLFYTIAFYLLLFVALTFVYRPHRLAQTEPPSQKQAI from the coding sequence TTGCTAAATCAATGGTCTGATCAAAGGTTTAAAATATTGCTTCTCATCGTCGTCATAACGGGCTTGTCACAAGGGTTGTTAATCCCACTACTTACTACTGTTTTAGAACAACAAGGTACATCTTCAAGTATGAATGGGCTAAGTGCAGCCTCCCTCTATGTGGGGATCTTTTTGATGTCTTTTTTTTGTCCATGGGTCGTGAAAAAGCTCGGATACCGCACAAGTATTTTAATCGGTCTAGGAATCGTCAGTGGGGCTATTTTCCTATTCCCTCTTTATGTAAACATTTGGGCTTGGAGTCTTCTACGATTTGCTGTCGGAATCGGGGATAGTTTACTCCATTACGCAACACAACTTTGGATTACTACAACTGCTCCTGCCGATGTACGAGGTAAGCGGATTTCCCAATATGGTTTTTGTTATGGATTAGGCTTTGGGATTGGTCCGTTGGGAATGATTTTATCCAATTATGGGTTTACAGTCCCATTTATCATTTTAGAAATACTACTATTGATCACAATTTTCTTTACGCTGCGTTTGGAAAGCGGAGTTGCTCACACCGAAACACCTACCAAGAAAAACAGAGAAGGTCAATTTCTATCCATTTATCGGGTTGGACTGGTCGCCTTATGTCCACCTTTATTGTATGGTTTCTTGGAAGCCGCAATAGCTGGTTCCTTTCCAGTATACGGACTCCGAAACGGTATTGCTGAAGAATGGATTTCGATATTGATCAGTGCATTTGTTTGGGGAAGTTTGTTATTCCAAGTCCCCCTCGGTATGCTGGGCGACAAATGGGGCAGAAAAAGATTGCTCCAAACTGTTTGTACGATCGGAGCGATTGGTATGATCGCCATCCCGTTCCTTGGCTCGAATGAATGGCTGTTATTTTTCGCCTTTCTCATGATCGGTGGGCTAGTAGGCTCCTTATTCTCACTTGGCTTAGCCTATCTAACTGACCTATTGCCAGTTCAACTACTAGCAACTGGAAATATGATCGCTTCTGTTCATTTCAGCTTGGGAAGTATGCTAGGTCCTTATACTGGTGGAACACTGATCCAACATTTTGGTGGAGAGGTTCTTTTCTATACGATTGCCTTCTATCTCCTCTTGTTTGTTGCTTTGACCTTTGTGTATCGTCCTCATCGACTTGCGCAAACGGAACCTCCCTCACAAAAACAAGCTATCTAG
- the pgmB gene encoding beta-phosphoglucomutase encodes MQLKGVLFDLDGVIIDSVPLYYQANQMIAQQIGVLFSNSLNDSLRGVSRTDVIEKLISLSPDPDKFTDDDKEQLGKKKNAYYQQSITKIDKTLLLPGIENLLKELQLAGIKIALASSSTNAQRVITQLGIDSYFDYIVDTKKIAKGKPNPAIFLDALSGIGQAAENCIGIEDGVAGIQALNEMGVYTVGVGKLLAEQMKRHNLAINWLVESTEEIQMDCLLEKLASYSTDRTGMLR; translated from the coding sequence ATGCAATTAAAAGGGGTCCTATTTGATCTAGATGGTGTCATAATCGATAGCGTTCCGCTTTACTATCAGGCGAATCAGATGATAGCACAGCAGATTGGAGTTTTGTTTTCTAACTCTTTAAATGACAGTTTACGAGGAGTAAGTAGAACAGATGTAATAGAGAAGCTAATCTCTCTATCTCCTGATCCAGATAAATTTACAGATGATGATAAGGAGCAGTTAGGAAAGAAGAAGAATGCTTATTATCAACAATCGATAACGAAGATAGATAAAACATTATTACTACCTGGTATCGAAAATCTTTTGAAGGAGCTACAACTTGCAGGGATCAAGATTGCGCTTGCGTCTTCTAGTACGAATGCTCAGCGTGTCATCACACAACTGGGAATAGACTCTTATTTTGATTACATCGTGGATACAAAGAAGATTGCCAAAGGGAAGCCTAACCCAGCTATTTTTCTCGATGCTTTATCGGGGATTGGACAAGCAGCAGAAAATTGTATAGGGATTGAGGATGGAGTTGCGGGTATCCAAGCGCTAAATGAGATGGGCGTGTATACCGTAGGGGTAGGAAAATTACTTGCAGAGCAGATGAAAAGACATAACCTTGCAATCAATTGGTTAGTGGAAAGTACAGAAGAGATTCAAATGGATTGTTTGCTGGAAAAGTTGGCCTCTTATTCTACTGACAGAACAGGTATGCTGCGATGA
- a CDS encoding CFI-box-CTERM domain-containing protein — protein sequence MAKRSKREKAWRDDPGGYDIERGSTIEHYDRDGNLIGKSKQRGGRNSEEWDRFDDKGKRVERKYNRESKSGGGCYLTTACVEYQGLPDNCYELETLRRYRDNYLLSTSEGQKEVESYYQISPTMVDRIKQRSNQADIYQKIYQELVSPTVRLIESGQNEEAYRHYKRYVESLNNELSPVRVSKNEE from the coding sequence ATGGCAAAAAGATCGAAAAGAGAGAAAGCCTGGCGAGATGATCCAGGTGGCTACGATATTGAACGTGGAAGTACGATTGAGCATTACGATCGTGATGGTAACTTAATCGGAAAAAGCAAACAACGTGGTGGCAGAAATAGCGAAGAATGGGACCGCTTTGATGATAAAGGCAAGCGAGTAGAGCGAAAATATAATCGGGAAAGTAAATCGGGTGGTGGCTGCTATCTCACTACTGCTTGTGTAGAGTACCAAGGGCTGCCAGACAACTGCTATGAATTAGAAACTCTTCGTCGCTACCGTGATAATTATTTACTAAGTACATCAGAGGGGCAAAAAGAAGTAGAGTCATACTACCAGATCTCTCCTACCATGGTAGATCGAATCAAACAACGTTCTAATCAGGCTGACATCTACCAAAAAATCTATCAAGAATTGGTTAGTCCTACAGTAAGGTTAATCGAATCGGGGCAAAATGAGGAGGCATATCGTCACTATAAACGATATGTAGAGAGCCTAAACAATGAGTTGTCTCCAGTACGCGTTTCCAAAAATGAAGAATAA
- a CDS encoding contact-dependent growth inhibition system immunity protein → MEDDRTLSLEQLENEVWEPSDFRSSLIEKCEKLRKKPIEQFDIEDLRVMISQQIGLPFLIPIALEKLKMSPLLEGNFYKGDLLIAVLQVKDHFWEQFPSYKDELDYLLLDIEHFIEIFQSARG, encoded by the coding sequence ATGGAAGATGATCGCACACTCTCGTTGGAACAACTGGAAAATGAGGTTTGGGAACCATCTGATTTCCGATCTTCGTTGATCGAAAAATGTGAGAAACTAAGAAAAAAACCTATCGAACAATTCGACATCGAGGATTTGAGAGTGATGATATCACAACAGATCGGACTTCCGTTTTTAATCCCAATTGCGCTAGAAAAGTTAAAGATGAGTCCATTACTCGAAGGGAATTTTTATAAAGGTGATTTATTGATAGCAGTGCTTCAAGTGAAAGATCATTTTTGGGAACAGTTTCCTAGCTACAAAGATGAGCTAGACTACCTCCTATTAGATATCGAACATTTTATCGAGATATTTCAATCTGCTAGAGGCTAG
- a CDS encoding aminotransferase-like domain-containing protein, translating to MKYNGTHLFQKIYDYAIHRIESGEWKAHDKLPSVRSMAEKMKVHRLTVLKAYQLLKDQKKIYVKDRSGYFVRPEGLQTIDPSDNPIVSSFLYKNHLSEIHQIEVDYQFSKALINPNLLPNHFFAEFLKDVLLKEPEMIGTYSSLEGDLELREQLAAFFAEQSDIHVHSDELLICSGSQSMISLVAQTFLKRGDMVLLERPSYSMAIDVFLREGAQVETVDISPTGYDMEEIEEKMKQHRPKIFYLNPTFQNPTGYTVPSKQRKQLVELAEKYPCLILEDDTQYDMYFEQKPPAPVFAYDTEGYVIYLRSYSKYICPGLRIAVAACRYPLMKHLKIAKSLADNGVPLVNQKMFLPYFFSERMQLHIEKLRIALAVRKELMEAELAHSNWRWQSPDGGLNLWIQLPDRLPVDKLLSLALKNSISFVPGEICDPLKENRSWIRLSYSFVSESKIQSGVSKLLELAKEIET from the coding sequence TTGAAGTACAATGGTACTCACCTTTTTCAAAAAATCTATGACTATGCGATTCATCGGATCGAATCTGGGGAGTGGAAGGCACATGACAAGCTTCCTTCCGTACGAAGTATGGCGGAAAAAATGAAGGTTCACCGTTTAACTGTATTAAAGGCTTATCAACTTTTAAAAGATCAGAAAAAAATATATGTGAAGGATCGGTCTGGATACTTTGTTCGACCAGAGGGATTACAAACTATTGATCCTAGTGATAATCCGATCGTGTCCTCCTTTCTTTATAAAAATCATCTCTCGGAAATTCATCAAATAGAAGTGGATTATCAGTTTTCCAAAGCACTTATCAATCCGAACCTCTTGCCCAATCATTTTTTTGCGGAGTTTTTAAAAGATGTCCTACTAAAAGAACCAGAGATGATCGGGACCTACTCCTCTCTGGAAGGAGATCTCGAACTAAGAGAACAGCTAGCAGCATTTTTCGCTGAGCAAAGCGATATTCATGTTCATTCTGATGAGCTACTGATCTGCTCTGGATCACAGTCCATGATTTCGCTGGTTGCTCAAACTTTTTTAAAACGTGGAGACATGGTACTTCTAGAACGTCCAAGCTATAGTATGGCGATTGATGTCTTTTTACGTGAAGGAGCACAAGTCGAGACAGTTGATATCTCTCCAACCGGCTATGATATGGAAGAGATCGAAGAAAAAATGAAGCAACATCGACCAAAAATCTTCTATCTCAATCCTACCTTTCAAAATCCAACAGGGTATACTGTTCCATCCAAGCAAAGAAAACAGTTAGTTGAACTAGCAGAAAAATATCCATGTCTCATTCTTGAGGATGATACACAATATGACATGTATTTTGAGCAAAAGCCCCCTGCTCCTGTTTTTGCCTACGATACAGAAGGCTACGTCATCTATTTAAGAAGCTATAGCAAATATATCTGTCCTGGTCTTCGAATCGCTGTTGCTGCATGTCGATATCCTTTAATGAAACATTTAAAAATAGCCAAATCACTAGCTGACAATGGTGTACCACTTGTAAATCAAAAAATGTTTCTCCCCTACTTCTTCTCTGAACGAATGCAGTTACATATCGAGAAGCTTCGCATCGCCCTCGCTGTTCGAAAAGAACTGATGGAAGCAGAATTAGCCCATTCCAATTGGAGATGGCAGAGTCCGGACGGCGGCTTGAACCTTTGGATTCAGTTACCCGACCGCTTACCCGTAGACAAGCTTCTTTCGCTGGCGTTGAAAAACTCCATTTCGTTTGTTCCTGGTGAGATATGTGATCCATTAAAAGAAAACCGATCATGGATTCGTTTAAGCTATTCCTTTGTGAGTGAATCAAAAATTCAATCCGGAGTAAGTAAACTATTGGAGTTAGCGAAGGAGATAGAAACATAA
- a CDS encoding DUF4180 domain-containing protein, whose protein sequence is MKIEKVEVGGGNIAVVRSGEIFIRDVQSALDLMATVQYETDCNRMVINKSLLSESFFDLKTRLAGEILQKFINYRVKVAIIGDFSSYSSQSLQDFIYECNSGNDIFFLPTEQQAFEKLSILK, encoded by the coding sequence ATGAAGATTGAGAAGGTAGAAGTAGGTGGGGGAAATATTGCTGTCGTGAGAAGTGGTGAGATATTTATACGAGATGTTCAGTCAGCATTGGATTTGATGGCAACTGTACAATATGAAACAGACTGTAATCGTATGGTTATAAATAAATCGTTACTAAGCGAAAGCTTTTTCGATTTGAAAACACGCCTTGCAGGTGAAATCCTTCAGAAGTTCATCAATTATCGGGTGAAGGTTGCCATTATTGGAGATTTTTCTTCGTATTCAAGTCAAAGCTTACAAGATTTCATCTATGAATGTAACAGTGGGAACGATATCTTTTTCTTACCAACAGAACAACAAGCGTTTGAAAAGTTAAGCATATTGAAGTAG
- a CDS encoding BadF/BadG/BcrA/BcrD ATPase family protein, with translation MKKRLILAVDGGGTNTRLCLVTSDGMMVHHISIVGGTHPGKNSDPKGNIERGLDLVLQGTSYQMEEIDQVVAGIAGYNSEEDREWVDDLFDFPSLSCSKILVNDAIIAYESVFMGQAGLLTISGTGSNMIIQHEQGEYLFAKDLGFYAKCASRHLTENMLEVFFSNRRITPVDQELFNILDKKARAVEMSLLQLTKQPESRVRNKLFSELAPFVTEYARKESPIANQACMMVAQAIAEGIQLFSPYFQQPFPISIVGSVGQDALIQTYLILQLQREGITHPIIPACQPPVVGAAMIGLRHLQCWNEEIRDRLRSSFSV, from the coding sequence ATGAAAAAGAGACTGATCTTGGCTGTAGATGGTGGGGGGACGAACACACGTCTTTGTCTAGTAACATCAGATGGGATGATGGTACATCATATTTCGATTGTGGGTGGAACTCACCCGGGTAAGAATTCTGATCCAAAAGGAAACATAGAAAGAGGACTAGACTTAGTACTACAAGGAACTTCCTATCAAATGGAGGAGATTGACCAAGTAGTAGCGGGTATAGCAGGTTATAACAGCGAGGAAGATCGAGAATGGGTAGATGATTTATTTGATTTCCCATCTCTTTCCTGCTCTAAAATCTTGGTGAATGACGCCATTATTGCATATGAATCTGTATTTATGGGACAAGCAGGTTTACTGACCATCTCAGGGACAGGCTCCAATATGATAATCCAACATGAGCAGGGAGAGTATCTGTTTGCCAAAGATTTAGGTTTTTACGCCAAATGCGCTTCTCGCCATCTAACAGAAAATATGCTCGAAGTTTTCTTTTCTAATCGGAGGATCACCCCTGTCGATCAGGAATTATTCAACATACTAGATAAGAAAGCAAGAGCTGTTGAAATGTCGCTGTTACAACTAACAAAACAACCTGAATCTAGAGTTCGGAATAAATTATTCAGTGAACTTGCACCATTTGTTACAGAGTACGCAAGAAAAGAAAGTCCGATTGCAAACCAAGCTTGTATGATGGTTGCTCAAGCAATTGCAGAGGGGATTCAGCTGTTTTCACCTTATTTTCAGCAGCCTTTTCCGATCTCTATCGTGGGGAGTGTTGGACAAGATGCGCTAATCCAAACGTATTTGATCCTTCAACTTCAGAGAGAGGGAATTACACATCCAATCATTCCCGCATGCCAACCACCAGTAGTGGGAGCTGCAATGATCGGGTTACGTCATCTACAATGTTGGAATGAGGAAATTCGTGATCGACTACGTTCCTCTTTTTCTGTATAA
- the ppsA gene encoding phosphoenolpyruvate synthase, which yields MTAYVLSFDEIDKASLPYVGGKGANLGEMTKAGFPVPTGFCVTTAGYRSFIQKSGEIDRLFGLLEQLEPDQLDAIRNIGKQIRDHMESLPMSDNIRSAIIDAWKKAGEKAAYAVRSSATAEDLPTASFAGQQDTYLNVIGEEQLLDAVQKCWASLFTDRAISYRMKNGFNHRSVFLSVVVQKMVFPEISGILFTADPISGHRKTISIDASYGLGEALVSGIVSADLYQVRSGNIIKKQIAEKKVAIYALSEGGTITQEVPEDKQKEQALSDEKIIELAKLGDQIEQHYGSEQDIEWGLADGELFILQSRPITSLYPLPTMIDDSKLQVFLSFGHQQMMTEAMKPLALSFWRTIAPFGKRHITAESDVMVDAGGHLFVNPTSLLYWKPARKIVPKVVSNVDELISNALMQFTERERFQKEAVLDKQVIKKARQLVLPIIRNTMQSILYRDTSRSVAHCDEYMETMVQKSREEITPLSGAKRIKWIQARAGKLLLTLVQNLLTYPLSGVITSKLISYLSKRWLGDDKEVHLLNKSLPGNVTSEMGLALGDLADQARKYPKVIEYLQNAKEATFYQELSQVEGGEEFHKEFERFISQYGMRCPGEIDITKPRWHEIPTMLVPSLLSHIQNLKPGEHREKFEQGRIEAEQAAQSLLQRLQQTRGGMWKQKWMSRLITVYRNRMGTREHPKFILVRHLDLFKRAILEEADQLVKQRIFQHRDDIFYLKLNEIIEILENRYTANIQELIDLRKKEFERYQKLTPPRVMTSEGEVITGRRRDVQAPAGALIGTPVSSGVVEGYAKVVLSPETADLQPGEILIAPFTDPGWTTLFHSSKALVMEVGGLMTHGAVVAREYGIPAVAGVDDVTKKIKNGQYIRVDGNEGYVQILDQPKSE from the coding sequence ATGACAGCCTATGTATTGAGCTTTGACGAAATAGATAAAGCAAGCTTACCTTATGTTGGAGGCAAGGGTGCTAACTTAGGGGAAATGACCAAGGCGGGTTTTCCTGTACCAACAGGTTTTTGTGTGACAACTGCTGGTTATCGCTCGTTTATCCAAAAAAGTGGGGAAATAGATCGGTTATTCGGTCTTTTAGAACAGTTGGAACCTGATCAATTAGATGCAATTCGAAACATAGGAAAACAGATTCGAGATCATATGGAGTCCTTGCCGATGTCTGACAACATCCGATCCGCCATCATCGATGCATGGAAGAAGGCAGGCGAAAAAGCGGCTTATGCCGTACGTTCAAGTGCGACTGCGGAAGATTTGCCAACGGCCTCTTTTGCAGGGCAACAAGATACGTACTTAAATGTCATAGGCGAAGAGCAACTCCTTGATGCCGTTCAAAAGTGCTGGGCCTCCTTATTTACGGATCGGGCTATTTCCTATCGAATGAAAAATGGATTTAATCATCGTTCTGTCTTTCTATCGGTAGTAGTTCAAAAAATGGTGTTTCCTGAGATATCAGGAATTCTATTTACGGCAGATCCTATTTCGGGACATCGGAAAACGATCTCTATCGATGCTAGTTACGGACTTGGAGAAGCACTGGTTTCGGGTATTGTGTCCGCTGACCTGTATCAAGTTCGCTCAGGGAATATCATAAAGAAGCAGATTGCCGAAAAGAAAGTAGCTATTTATGCACTGTCAGAGGGTGGGACCATTACCCAAGAGGTACCAGAAGACAAACAGAAAGAACAGGCACTCTCCGATGAAAAAATAATAGAGCTTGCAAAATTAGGAGACCAGATTGAACAGCATTATGGATCAGAGCAAGATATAGAGTGGGGGTTGGCAGATGGAGAATTATTTATTTTGCAAAGTCGACCCATTACTTCTTTATATCCACTTCCTACTATGATAGATGACTCTAAACTACAAGTTTTCTTGTCCTTTGGGCATCAGCAAATGATGACCGAAGCGATGAAGCCATTGGCTCTTTCTTTTTGGCGTACCATTGCACCGTTTGGGAAAAGACATATCACTGCGGAAAGTGATGTCATGGTGGATGCTGGTGGACATTTGTTTGTGAATCCAACTTCACTACTCTATTGGAAACCAGCCAGAAAAATAGTGCCCAAAGTAGTAAGCAATGTTGATGAGTTAATTAGTAATGCTTTGATGCAATTCACGGAGCGCGAACGGTTTCAAAAAGAAGCAGTACTAGACAAGCAAGTGATCAAGAAAGCTCGACAATTGGTATTGCCTATTATCCGAAACACCATGCAAAGCATTCTTTATCGAGATACTTCACGATCTGTTGCCCATTGTGATGAGTATATGGAGACGATGGTTCAAAAAAGCAGAGAAGAAATCACGCCACTTTCAGGTGCTAAGAGAATCAAGTGGATTCAAGCAAGAGCAGGGAAGCTTCTTTTGACCCTTGTCCAAAATCTGTTAACATACCCGCTTTCCGGTGTGATCACATCCAAACTGATTTCCTATTTATCGAAGCGCTGGCTAGGGGATGACAAAGAAGTCCATCTACTCAATAAATCACTGCCTGGAAATGTTACGAGTGAAATGGGGTTAGCTCTAGGAGATCTAGCAGATCAAGCTAGAAAATATCCAAAAGTGATCGAGTATCTCCAGAACGCAAAAGAGGCTACCTTCTACCAAGAATTGAGTCAGGTAGAGGGTGGGGAAGAATTCCACAAAGAGTTTGAGCGTTTTATTAGTCAATATGGGATGCGTTGTCCTGGAGAGATTGATATCACCAAACCACGCTGGCATGAAATTCCTACGATGTTGGTACCATCGCTTCTTAGCCATATTCAAAATCTAAAACCTGGGGAACATCGTGAGAAGTTTGAGCAAGGAAGAATAGAGGCTGAGCAAGCAGCACAGTCGTTACTACAACGATTACAGCAAACTCGTGGTGGGATGTGGAAACAAAAATGGATGTCACGATTGATTACCGTTTACCGTAATCGCATGGGTACTCGGGAACATCCGAAATTTATCTTGGTGAGGCATCTGGATCTCTTTAAACGAGCTATTTTGGAAGAAGCCGATCAACTGGTGAAGCAAAGGATTTTCCAACACAGAGACGATATTTTCTATCTTAAATTAAATGAAATCATCGAGATACTAGAAAACCGCTATACTGCAAATATCCAAGAGTTGATCGATCTAAGGAAAAAGGAATTTGAGCGGTATCAGAAGCTTACTCCTCCACGAGTCATGACGAGTGAAGGGGAAGTGATTACAGGAAGAAGACGAGATGTTCAAGCCCCCGCTGGTGCATTAATTGGTACACCTGTATCCTCTGGAGTGGTCGAAGGTTATGCAAAAGTAGTGCTCAGTCCCGAAACAGCTGACCTTCAACCAGGAGAGATCCTAATCGCTCCGTTTACTGATCCTGGTTGGACGACGTTATTTCACTCATCAAAAGCACTTGTCATGGAAGTAGGTGGATTGATGACTCATGGTGCAGTAGTAGCGCGGGAGTATGGAATTCCAGCTGTTGCAGGTGTAGATGATGTTACCAAAAAAATAAAAAACGGCCAGTATATAAGAGTAGATGGTAATGAAGGATATGTTCAAATACTAGATCAACCAAAATCAGAATGA
- a CDS encoding CarD family transcriptional regulator produces MFQTGDIVVYPMHGAGIIEAVEEKEILGVTQYYYVLHLTVNNMQVMIPVKKVSEIGIRPAVDPKIMDDILNNVPEEEFHPSLPWYQRQRVYMDKIKTGNIYDGIDVIRDINVRNQNKTLSTGEKGLWTLASQIFISEMVLVKGITEEQAADLFDQMISH; encoded by the coding sequence TTGTTTCAAACTGGTGATATAGTCGTCTATCCAATGCATGGCGCAGGAATCATAGAAGCTGTAGAAGAAAAGGAAATTCTTGGAGTAACACAGTATTATTATGTCCTGCATTTAACAGTGAACAATATGCAGGTGATGATTCCTGTAAAAAAAGTATCAGAAATAGGGATCCGTCCCGCAGTTGATCCAAAGATCATGGATGATATTTTAAACAATGTCCCAGAAGAAGAATTCCATCCATCTCTTCCTTGGTATCAGAGACAGCGAGTATATATGGATAAAATCAAAACCGGTAATATTTATGATGGCATCGATGTGATTCGTGATATAAATGTGAGAAACCAAAATAAAACTCTTAGTACTGGAGAAAAGGGGCTTTGGACTCTTGCAAGCCAGATCTTTATTAGTGAGATGGTATTAGTGAAAGGAATTACGGAAGAGCAAGCAGCTGATTTATTTGATCAAATGATTAGCCATTAA
- a CDS encoding DMT family transporter produces MVLINYVMMCFIFGTTFLAIKIGIDAGIPPFFSAGIRFFLAGLFLLLWMHFRGKTSFSLLFRKETLFTALGLTFGTFSTLYWAEQHVSSGIAAVLSATGPMMILLIQTIIWKQKNSRFAILGCMLGFIGVSILTLPSLKGQMEWVWLVGCLAIIIGEIGYAFGTVYSKNMMDRFQGVSPVALNGAQMTLGGLLLFLLSIFTEPLHIESFYSLEAAGSVLYLIIFGSMIGHSIYYYLVVKTGPIFPSTWLYISPFIALTLGIYWYQEPFTFELLIGGVLIIIGVLFINWDKLNFKWRKTADWKTNKLEKSHTSH; encoded by the coding sequence ATGGTCTTAATAAATTATGTGATGATGTGTTTCATATTTGGTACGACATTTTTAGCTATCAAAATTGGGATTGATGCGGGAATTCCTCCATTCTTCTCGGCAGGGATTCGTTTTTTTCTAGCCGGTTTGTTTCTCCTGTTATGGATGCACTTTAGAGGAAAAACCTCCTTTTCCTTATTGTTTCGAAAGGAAACGCTGTTTACGGCATTGGGTTTAACCTTTGGGACTTTTTCAACCCTCTATTGGGCGGAACAACATGTTTCATCTGGGATCGCAGCTGTGTTGTCTGCTACAGGACCTATGATGATTTTGCTGATCCAAACAATCATATGGAAACAAAAGAATAGTAGATTTGCGATCCTCGGATGTATGCTCGGATTTATAGGAGTTAGTATCCTAACCCTTCCCAGTTTAAAAGGACAGATGGAATGGGTCTGGCTGGTTGGTTGTCTGGCAATTATTATTGGAGAAATCGGTTATGCATTTGGAACCGTTTATTCGAAGAATATGATGGATCGCTTTCAAGGTGTTTCTCCTGTTGCCTTAAATGGAGCACAGATGACACTGGGAGGATTGCTACTTTTTCTCTTATCTATATTTACGGAACCTCTCCACATAGAGTCTTTTTATTCGTTGGAAGCGGCGGGTTCCGTGCTATATCTCATTATTTTTGGTTCTATGATTGGCCATAGCATTTATTATTATTTAGTTGTGAAAACAGGACCGATCTTTCCATCTACTTGGCTCTATATTTCTCCCTTTATCGCACTTACTCTAGGTATTTATTGGTATCAAGAACCTTTCACTTTTGAGCTCTTAATTGGAGGAGTACTGATTATCATAGGAGTTTTGTTTATCAATTGGGATAAGTTGAATTTTAAATGGAGGAAAACAGCTGATTGGAAGACGAACAAGCTAGAAAAAAGCCATACTTCTCATTAG
- a CDS encoding TetR/AcrR family transcriptional regulator — protein MTDLTPRARAKRDHIRNTAKQLFLQNGFSATSMDAITTEAKVSKQTLYSYYASKEDLLVDVLKQLILHFSHGELLEVEDISLRSLDELEQILQNIAHKLVHNLMQPEYLALVRVIISEITRLPKLGALIRSTIPERILGSIATLLERAQAQRVVNVEDTEIAARMFVGPLLTFVLMDGLLMADHTPTPPNEEQIHQIVRRYMKTLR, from the coding sequence TTGACAGATCTTACCCCTAGAGCACGTGCCAAACGAGACCATATTCGGAATACGGCAAAACAACTATTTTTACAAAATGGATTCTCGGCAACGAGCATGGACGCCATCACGACAGAAGCCAAAGTTTCCAAACAAACATTGTATAGTTATTACGCTAGTAAGGAGGATCTGTTGGTCGATGTTTTGAAACAACTCATTCTCCATTTTTCTCATGGGGAGTTATTAGAGGTAGAAGATATATCCTTGCGTAGTCTAGATGAGTTAGAGCAGATTCTCCAAAATATAGCACATAAACTAGTCCATAATCTCATGCAGCCAGAATATTTAGCCTTGGTACGAGTCATTATCTCAGAAATTACTCGATTGCCTAAGTTAGGTGCGCTTATACGATCTACCATACCAGAACGAATTTTAGGAAGTATTGCTACTTTGTTAGAGCGAGCACAAGCACAGAGGGTAGTCAATGTGGAAGATACCGAGATAGCAGCCCGTATGTTTGTTGGTCCATTGCTTACTTTTGTTCTCATGGATGGACTTCTGATGGCGGATCATACACCAACTCCGCCAAATGAGGAACAGATTCATCAGATCGTACGTCGATATATGAAAACCCTTCGGTAA